A region from the Natronorubrum halophilum genome encodes:
- the wecB gene encoding non-hydrolyzing UDP-N-acetylglucosamine 2-epimerase encodes MKIVSVVGARPQFVKAFVVSRRLEPDHEERLVHTGQHYSDDLSAVFFEELSIPEPDYNLGVGSDTHGRQTAAMIEGIEEILLEESPALILLYGDTNSTLAGAIAASKLDVPIAHVEAGLRSHDRSMPEEINRVLTDHVSDLLFAPSDLAKTMLEEEGITDGVHVVGDVGYDAVRWARGRAADRSEILERSTLEEGDYVLGTIHRPKNTDTPSRLTAIINALADAPRRVVVPLHPRTEAALREYGLWEDAKRDLEIIDPVGYLDFVRLLEGAERVVTDSGGVQKEAFYLETPCITLREETEWQETVDSGWNRLVGADRSAILEALRSTSWPRSAPSLYGDGHTAEKIVAVLEASIDP; translated from the coding sequence ATGAAGATCGTCTCCGTCGTCGGCGCTCGCCCGCAGTTCGTCAAAGCGTTCGTGGTCTCTCGCCGACTCGAGCCCGATCACGAGGAACGCCTCGTTCACACGGGTCAACACTACAGCGACGACCTGTCGGCGGTCTTCTTCGAAGAGCTCTCGATACCGGAGCCGGACTACAACCTCGGCGTCGGCTCCGATACGCACGGCCGACAGACCGCGGCGATGATCGAGGGTATCGAGGAGATCCTGCTCGAGGAGTCGCCGGCGCTCATCCTCCTCTACGGCGATACGAACTCGACGCTCGCGGGAGCGATCGCCGCTTCGAAGCTTGACGTTCCGATCGCCCACGTCGAAGCCGGGCTCCGAAGCCACGACCGATCGATGCCGGAGGAGATCAATCGGGTCCTCACGGATCACGTCTCCGATCTGCTGTTCGCACCGAGCGACCTGGCGAAGACGATGCTCGAAGAGGAAGGCATCACGGACGGCGTCCACGTCGTCGGCGACGTCGGATACGACGCCGTCCGCTGGGCTCGAGGGCGAGCGGCGGACCGGAGCGAGATCCTCGAGCGATCGACGCTCGAGGAGGGCGACTACGTTCTGGGAACGATCCACCGACCGAAAAACACCGATACGCCGAGTCGACTGACCGCTATCATCAACGCTCTCGCCGATGCGCCGCGGCGGGTCGTCGTTCCCCTTCACCCGCGAACGGAAGCGGCCCTGCGCGAGTACGGGCTGTGGGAGGACGCGAAACGGGACCTCGAGATCATCGATCCCGTCGGCTACCTCGATTTCGTGCGACTTCTCGAGGGTGCCGAGCGCGTCGTCACCGACTCCGGCGGGGTACAGAAGGAGGCGTTCTACCTCGAGACGCCCTGCATCACGCTGCGCGAGGAGACCGAGTGGCAGGAGACGGTCGACAGCGGCTGGAACCGACTCGTCGGCGCCGATCGGTCGGCGATTCTCGAGGCGCTTCGATCGACGTCGTGGCCGCGATCAGCGCCTTCGTTGTACGGCGACGGGCACACCGCCGAGAAGATCGTCGCGGTCCTCGAAGCCTCGATCGATCCGTGA
- a CDS encoding DUF354 domain-containing protein translates to MKVLFDVSHPAHVHLFKHAVRALEEDGHDVLVLSREKDVTIQLLDSYEIDHLPISRIGTRKLSLLSEWLTREVRTIQMVKRFEPDVALCVMSPATAHAGRLLDCPVIAFNDSEPVKLASSLTLPFVDRLCTPTNFSVDHGDKHRTYDGYHELAYLHPDRFSPDPDSLRAFGIEPEEPYAVVRFVSWGAHHDVGQRGLSSEAKRELVSALDEYGAVYISSERPLPDEFESYRLPIPPERMHDLLYYADLYVGDSQTMATEAAVLGTPAVRSNTFAGESDMSNFVELEDEYGLLYSRSDPDETIELVSDLLRSPDLQETWETKRARLVEEKIDVTEYMLEQIHDVGGGA, encoded by the coding sequence ATGAAGGTACTGTTCGACGTCAGCCACCCCGCGCACGTCCACCTCTTCAAACACGCCGTTCGCGCGCTCGAGGAGGACGGCCACGACGTGCTGGTGCTCTCCCGCGAGAAGGACGTCACGATCCAGTTGCTCGACAGTTACGAGATCGACCACCTCCCCATCTCGAGGATCGGCACTCGGAAGCTCTCGTTACTCTCCGAGTGGCTGACACGCGAAGTCCGAACGATTCAGATGGTCAAGCGGTTCGAACCCGACGTCGCGCTCTGCGTCATGAGCCCCGCGACCGCTCACGCCGGACGATTGCTCGACTGTCCGGTGATCGCGTTCAACGACAGCGAGCCGGTCAAACTCGCGTCGTCGCTGACGCTCCCGTTCGTCGATCGCCTCTGTACGCCGACGAACTTCAGCGTCGATCACGGCGACAAACACCGGACGTACGACGGGTACCACGAACTCGCGTATCTCCACCCGGATCGATTCAGCCCCGATCCGGATTCGCTCCGAGCGTTCGGGATCGAACCCGAGGAACCATACGCCGTCGTTCGGTTCGTCTCCTGGGGCGCACACCACGACGTCGGACAGCGCGGCCTCTCGAGCGAGGCCAAGCGCGAACTCGTCTCGGCCCTCGACGAGTACGGCGCGGTCTACATCAGCAGCGAGCGACCGCTCCCCGACGAGTTCGAATCCTACCGCCTGCCGATCCCGCCCGAACGGATGCACGACTTGCTGTACTACGCCGACCTGTACGTCGGCGACTCCCAGACGATGGCAACCGAAGCCGCCGTCCTCGGCACGCCGGCGGTTCGATCGAATACGTTCGCCGGCGAATCCGACATGAGCAACTTCGTCGAACTCGAGGACGAGTACGGACTCCTGTACTCCCGATCGGACCCCGACGAAACGATCGAACTCGTCTCCGACCTGCTCCGCTCGCCGGATCTACAGGAGACGTGGGAAACGAAGCGAGCCCGGCTCGTCGAGGAGAAGATCGACGTCACCGAGTACATGCTCGAACAGATCCACGACGTCGGCGGTGGCGCATGA
- a CDS encoding glycosyltransferase family 2 protein gives MYRDSAVGVVVPAYNEMGHIETMLETLPSYVDRAYVIDDGSSDDTWAEIERSAERLNDGGRPLDAEAGTDGGRSFDRRIVPIRHERNRGVGAAIKTGYVAALEDGLDVVAVMAGDEQMDPDVLPQLLDPIVEDEADYAKANRLHSRQFREGMSAWRFFGNTVLSLLTKIASGYWKTSDPQNGYTAISTDALEAIELDELYEYYGYCNHLLVMLNVQEMRIADVSIPAIYGTEQSGIMYPQYIRKVSLMLLSSFLWRLKVKYLVRDFHPLALLYYAGAATAGSGVLGGLRTLYAATDRDEQTHLKAASSLLLFALGWLFLLLAMVFDMEQNEDKEFRIETTRSDSESIEIDDRRSEPDTR, from the coding sequence GTGTATAGAGACAGCGCCGTCGGTGTCGTCGTGCCGGCCTACAACGAGATGGGGCACATCGAAACGATGCTCGAGACGCTCCCGTCGTATGTCGATCGAGCGTACGTGATCGACGACGGCTCGAGCGACGACACGTGGGCGGAAATCGAGCGCTCCGCCGAGCGCCTCAACGACGGGGGCCGCCCCCTCGACGCCGAGGCGGGAACGGACGGGGGACGCTCGTTCGATCGCCGGATCGTGCCGATTCGCCACGAGCGGAATCGCGGCGTCGGCGCAGCCATCAAGACCGGATACGTCGCGGCCCTCGAGGACGGCCTCGACGTCGTCGCCGTCATGGCCGGCGACGAACAGATGGATCCCGACGTTCTTCCGCAGTTGCTCGATCCGATCGTCGAAGACGAAGCCGATTACGCGAAGGCCAATCGACTGCACTCACGGCAGTTTCGGGAGGGAATGTCCGCGTGGCGCTTTTTCGGAAACACCGTGCTATCGTTGCTGACGAAGATCGCCAGCGGCTACTGGAAAACGTCGGATCCCCAGAACGGCTACACGGCGATCTCGACCGACGCGCTCGAGGCGATCGAACTCGACGAACTCTACGAGTACTACGGCTACTGCAACCATCTCCTGGTGATGTTGAACGTTCAGGAGATGCGGATCGCCGACGTGTCGATCCCGGCGATATACGGCACCGAACAGTCGGGTATCATGTACCCGCAGTACATCCGAAAGGTCTCTCTCATGTTGCTCTCGAGTTTCCTCTGGCGGCTGAAGGTCAAGTACCTGGTTCGGGACTTCCACCCGCTGGCGCTGTTGTACTACGCCGGTGCGGCGACGGCAGGGAGCGGCGTACTCGGCGGCCTCCGGACGCTCTACGCGGCGACCGACCGCGACGAACAGACCCACCTAAAGGCGGCCTCGAGCCTCCTGTTGTTCGCGCTGGGATGGCTCTTCTTGCTGCTCGCGATGGTGTTCGACATGGAGCAGAACGAGGACAAAGAGTTCCGGATCGAGACGACCCGATCCGATTCCGAGTCGATCGAAATCGACGACCGGCGGTCGGAACCCGACACGCGATGA